From Paludisphaera rhizosphaerae, the proteins below share one genomic window:
- a CDS encoding SRPBCC family protein, with protein sequence MAESRFVYVTYIRTTPEKLWQALLEPEFTRQYWAETWQECEWKPGASWRIMAPGDLVADTGEVVEIVPNRKLVLKWRNEFQPALREEGHSLLTYEIEPAGDAVKLTVIHEMDRPESKLIGAVSNGWPAILASLKSLLETGESLEMTRKWRVAAKD encoded by the coding sequence ATGGCTGAGTCGAGGTTCGTCTACGTGACCTACATCCGCACGACGCCCGAGAAGCTCTGGCAAGCGCTCCTGGAGCCCGAGTTCACCCGCCAGTACTGGGCCGAGACCTGGCAGGAATGCGAGTGGAAGCCCGGCGCGTCCTGGCGGATCATGGCCCCCGGCGACCTCGTGGCCGACACCGGCGAGGTCGTCGAGATCGTTCCCAACCGCAAACTCGTCCTCAAGTGGCGGAACGAGTTCCAGCCCGCCCTGCGCGAGGAGGGCCACTCCCTCCTCACCTACGAGATCGAGCCCGCCGGCGACGCCGTCAAGCTCACCGTCATCCACGAGATGGACCGGCCCGAATCCAAGCTCATCGGTGCCGTCTCCAACGGCTGGCCCGCGATCCTCGCCAGCCTCAAGAGCCTGCTGGAGACCGGCGAGTCGCTGGAGATGACCCGGAAGTGGCGCGTGGCGGCGAAGGATTGA
- a CDS encoding ArsR/SmtB family transcription factor: METDSDKVFKALADPARRLLLDRLHAENGQTLGRLCDAMGMTRQAATKHLKVLEEASLVVPVWQGREKFHYLNPAPIHEIAERWIHKFERGRLRALADLKSKLEGENDG, from the coding sequence ATGGAGACGGACTCCGACAAGGTGTTCAAGGCCCTGGCCGACCCGGCGCGGCGGTTGTTGCTGGATCGTCTGCATGCGGAGAACGGGCAGACGCTGGGAAGGCTTTGCGACGCGATGGGGATGACGCGGCAGGCGGCGACGAAGCACCTGAAGGTGCTGGAGGAGGCGTCGCTGGTCGTCCCGGTCTGGCAGGGGCGGGAGAAGTTCCACTACCTCAACCCGGCGCCGATCCACGAGATCGCCGAGCGCTGGATCCACAAGTTCGAGCGGGGGCGCCTGCGCGCGCTCGCCGACCTCAAGTCCAAGCTGGAGGGAGAGAACGATGGCTGA